Within the Gemmatimonadaceae bacterium genome, the region CGCGAAGGGAATGCGCACGCTGCTCGACGACGGTCTTCGTGCGGCGCGCGAGGGCGTCACGTCGCTCGACGAGGTGCTCCGCGTCGCGCGCGCCTAATCCCGGGTAGCGGGCCGACCAGCGCGCTCGCTCCCCAGCGGGGCGTGTCAGAGGTCTGTTAGAAGTTCACCCCGAAACGGACACATCCGGTTGCCCGGCCGCTGCGCGCGCGGGCAGATTTGCGGGGAATGGCCTCGTCCAAGCTCCTCCCGCAGCGGCACGGACTTCGTCGCTCGCGCGCGATGCTGCTCGCGTCGCTGCTCGCGTGCACGCTCGTGCTCGCGACGATGCTTGCCTACGAGGCTCACGAGGCCGCGGTATCGCACCGCGCCACCGCCGAGCGGGCGCTCCACGACTACGCCGCGGTCGCCGCCTGGGAACTGGTCGCCGGCGTCAACGACGAACTCCAGACCGCCCTCGGCACCGCGCTCGATCCGATCACGCGCGCCCGCGCGACGACACCGTTCGAGCTGCTCCCCGGGCCGAGCGTCCTGACGTCGACGGCCGATGGTGCGCTGCGCTGTCCGTCGGGCAACGATTCGTCGCGCTTCTACTTCCGGGTGGACCTCGGCGATGGATCGCTGGCGACGGCCGGGGCGAACACTTCGAGCGCGATGCGAAAGTGGCTCGCCGACACGATCGTCAACCACTTTCGCACGATCTATCAGCCGGACTGGAACTACGCCGTCATCTTCGGCAGCCTTCCCAACGAAACGCCGATCGCGATCGCATACTCGGTGAAGTATGCCGAGCACCGCGCGCCGATCGCCGCGTACGGCATTCGCACGTGCCGCGACGCCGTCGGCTCGTCGATGATCCGCGACGTCGCGTCGCGGCGTGCGCTGCTGCCGGTGTCGGCGACCGGCGGCGAGCCGAACGACTCGATCCTTTCGATCGACGTCCGTGATGCGAGCAAACAGCCCGTGTTTCAGGCTGGAGGCCTCGGCACATCGCCGTACTCGGCCGACGTCTCGTTCGAGCAGGTTGGCGGACTCACGGTTCACGCGGCGATTCGGCCGCGCGCCGTCGAGTTGCTTGCGCTGGGCGCGCTGCCCGAGTCACGCGTGCCGATCCTCGTCGGACTTCTCACGTTGACGGCAGCGATGGTCGTGCTGACTGTGCTCCAGCTTCGCCGCGAGCACGAGCTGTCCAGCCTCCGTTCGGATTTCATCTCCAGCGTCTCGCACGAGCTGCGCACCCCGCTCTCGCAAATTCTTCTGTTCGCCGAAACGCTGAACCTCGGCCGCGTGCGCACGGAGGAGGAGCGGCACGCCGCGACGGGGGTGATCGTGCAGGAAGGACGCCGGCTGATGCACCTTGTGGAGAACATTCTTCACTTCTCCCGCGCCGAGCGGCAGATGACGCGGCTCGGTCCTGAGCCGATCGATCTGAATCGCGCGGTGCAGGAGATCATCGACGACTGGAAGCCGCTGGCTGCCGCGTCGGACGTCCATCTGGCGACGAGTTTCGCGCCCGATGTGTTCGCGATGGCCGACCGCGACGCGCTGCGGCAAATGGTGCTCAATCTCCTCGACAACGCGGTGAAATACGGCGCCCGCCCGCAGACCGTCACGGTGGGAACGCTGCCGCGCGGCGATCGGGTGCGCGTATGGATCGACGACGAAGGCGAGGGAATTCCCGAGCGCGATCGTGAGCGCGTGTGGACATCGTTCTATCGTCTCGACCGCCACGCGAACTCCTCCGTCGCCGGAAGCGGAATCGGCCTCTACGTGGTTCGTGAGCTCGCCCGTTTGCACGGCGGCGACAGTTGGATCGAGGACGCGCCGAAAAAGGGTGCGCGGGTCGTGATCGAACTGAACGCCGCGCCGCGAGCGGCCGGTTTCACGGATGAACACAATGTGGACGGGTGGACAGGTGGACAGGTGGACAGGTCCGCGGCGTCACCCGTCCACCCGTCCACCCGTCCACCTGTCCACCAGTGACTCGGATACTGGTAATCGAGGACAATCGCAACCTGGCGACCGGATTGCGAAACAACCTCGAGATCGAGGGCTACGACGTCGCGGTCGCGGGGGATGGACCAACGGGTCTTTCGCTCGCGCGGTCTGCGTCGCCCGACTTGATCATCCTCGACCTGATGCTGCCGGGGGTCGACGGCTACCGCGTCCTCGCCTCGCTTCGCGAGGAAGGCATCGGCACGCCCGTTTTGATCCTGAGTGCGCGTGGCGAGGAAGCGGACAAGGTGCTCGGCTTCCGCCTCGGCGCCGACGACTACGTCGCCAAACCGTTTGGCCTGCTCGAGCTCCTCGCGCGGGTAGACGCGCTGCTTCGCCGGGCCTCGGCCGCC harbors:
- a CDS encoding HAMP domain-containing sensor histidine kinase, yielding MASSKLLPQRHGLRRSRAMLLASLLACTLVLATMLAYEAHEAAVSHRATAERALHDYAAVAAWELVAGVNDELQTALGTALDPITRARATTPFELLPGPSVLTSTADGALRCPSGNDSSRFYFRVDLGDGSLATAGANTSSAMRKWLADTIVNHFRTIYQPDWNYAVIFGSLPNETPIAIAYSVKYAEHRAPIAAYGIRTCRDAVGSSMIRDVASRRALLPVSATGGEPNDSILSIDVRDASKQPVFQAGGLGTSPYSADVSFEQVGGLTVHAAIRPRAVELLALGALPESRVPILVGLLTLTAAMVVLTVLQLRREHELSSLRSDFISSVSHELRTPLSQILLFAETLNLGRVRTEEERHAATGVIVQEGRRLMHLVENILHFSRAERQMTRLGPEPIDLNRAVQEIIDDWKPLAAASDVHLATSFAPDVFAMADRDALRQMVLNLLDNAVKYGARPQTVTVGTLPRGDRVRVWIDDEGEGIPERDRERVWTSFYRLDRHANSSVAGSGIGLYVVRELARLHGGDSWIEDAPKKGARVVIELNAAPRAAGFTDEHNVDGWTGGQVDRSAASPVHPSTRPPVHQ
- a CDS encoding response regulator transcription factor codes for the protein MTRILVIEDNRNLATGLRNNLEIEGYDVAVAGDGPTGLSLARSASPDLIILDLMLPGVDGYRVLASLREEGIGTPVLILSARGEEADKVLGFRLGADDYVAKPFGLLELLARVDALLRRASAAGSVAKLAAPVTFGDVCVDPRTHTVQRAGSAVALRPKEYDLLIALLQRRGQVASRSELLEEVWGYSGEVYSRTVDTHVAELRRKLEDNAAEPRHILTVRKTGYRIQN